The Streptomyces sp. NBC_00078 sequence CACGGACCAGGTCCACGAAGCCGTGAATGTCCCTCGCCCGGGACACGGGCGCACCCAGCACGTTACGCCCTGCCAGCATCAGATGATTGTGGGTGTCGACGAAGGCCGGCAACACCACGAGCCCGGGGTCATCGACCACCACGGTGTCACGCCCCGTCCACTCCCGCAGCAGTCCCTTCTCCTGCCCGGGACCGGCCACGGCCACGATCTGTCCGTCGCGCGCTGCCAGTGCCGTCGTGGGGGCTGCCGCCGCGTCGAGGGTGTGCACGCTGCCCGCGCGCACCACCAGATCCGCTGTCCCACCGTTCATCAGATAACTCCCGTCCATCCAGGCATCACGGGCCGACATCCCGGCCGTGCACAGCGTTGGTAATCTTGCGAAGAGCAGACTGCGGGCGCCTGCAGGATGCGGCCACTCGCAGGGAATGCGACAGCGGAACCACCGATAATGGCGATCAGGCGCCACGGTCTCGATGACACCGATGGACAGACCGCCCTCGCTCCAGGGCCCGTCCGAGGGGTCATGTGACGGGTCCTCCACCGGGCCGTGGGGCTTGGTCCCGGATCTTCGAGGCCCTTCATCACCAAGCCTCTTCCAGGAGGCGACGCAGGCTTTCGGTGCTGTCGGTACCAAGTCGGGCGATTGCTTCGGGGTAGAGCTGCTGGACACGGAGAGCGATCGCGGGGAGCTCGTTTCGGTCGATGCCGATCTCCCGCATCCTGGTCGGCAGGCCGACGCTCGTGACGAGGGAGGACAGCCGGACCGCGGCCTCGGCGGGTTCGTCGGTTGCCATCGCCGGCAGATCGAGTGGACCGCCGGTGTCGAGTGCGCGTGCCACCAGCTTCAGACGCTGGGGGGACGTTTGAGTCATGGCCCGGACGACTGCCGGCAGCGTGATCCCCGACGTCAGTGAGTGCGGGACCCCGTAGGTGCCGCCCAGCACGTGGCCGATGCGGTGGCTCAGCCCCAATGTGAGGCTGGCCGGGGCGAAGTAGCAGTACCAGGCCGCGAGCTGGCACGCCTGTCGTATTGTCGGCTCGCCCGGATCCATGGACTGTCGCAGGACTCCGGCGAGCTCTCGGATTCCCAACTGGGCCAGGTCGTCCAGCACCGGCCGGGGAGGGTTGCAGATCAGTCCTTCGACCGCGTGGTCCAGTGCCTTGGCGCCCGATCCTGCCCACAGGGGGCCGGGCGTGGCCGCGGTGAGCGCGCCGTCGAGGACGACCGCCACGGGCGTGACATCCTCACGGGTATGCGTACGCTTCGTCGCCGCCCCGTCGTGGAATTCGGTCACGCCATAGTGATCGGCGAATTCCGCACCGGACAGCGTGGTCGGCACCGCGAAGTGCGGCAGTTGCCGGCCGTCGTCGTCCGCCAGGCGGGCGGCGACGGCCTTGGTGGCGTCGATGACCGAGCCGCCGCCGAAGCTGACGAGCGCGTCGGCGCCCAGCTCACGCGCGGTGGCCGCAGCGCGTTCGACCGCGTCGCTGGGAACGTGTGCCGGCAGGTGTTCCACCCGGCCTGCGCAGCGGCCGCCGCAGTTGTCCTCTACTGTTCGGAGCAGGGAGCCTTGCTCCGACAGCGATCTCGTGGTCATGAGAAGGACCCGGGAGACGGAGTACGAGTCCAGTAGATCGCCCAGACGGCCGATCGAACCGAGACCCCATTCAACGCGGCGGGTCGGCAGGAAGTCCAAGGCGCCCGCCGTCGGTGTGCGGAGAGATGAGGCGCTGTCCACAGGATGCTCCGGTCGAGAAGCAGGGCCACACCTGGCACGGTGGCGCAGACGCGGGCCTGGAACGTATGAGGGTAGGGCGACTGGCTGAGCCGGTCCGCCCGGTCCGCCCGGTCCGCCCGGTCCGCCCGGTCGCCGGGCGGTGGCCCGGCATGGCGAGACCGAGATGAACTACTGCGCAGGCACTCCGGCACGCTGAGGCACTCTCCAAGGGCTTTCGGCGGGAAGTGCTTCGGCTGCCACCGCCGGACGATCTCGTGGCCGCGAGTAATAGGCCGACCCCGATCTGGGACTGTTCGCCGGTCCGGCCTGGAGCGTTCCCCGCGCCTGGGTCAGGTATGGATCTCGGCCGGTCTCGGCAGAAGCGCCACCGCGTTGTTCTGCTCCACGTCGACGAGATCGGACCCGTCGAAGAAGTCGCCGATCCCCGCGATCGTCTCAGCAGTCGTCGACTCCGGCATGAACGGGTGGTCGGTGCCGAACAGGATGCGGTCCGTGCCTCGTACAGGGAGGGCGGCAGCCCGAAGACCGGCTGGCCGGTGGGGACGGGCGCCGCCGGGTAACGCCGATGAGCGCGTCGTGCTATACCGCGCCGGGGCGGTGATGGACGCCACCGCGGTCCGAATGCCGTGGCGATCCATCAGGTCGAGATCGGCCTCCACGTCCCAGCGCGGGTATGCCACGCCGGGAATGGGATGACCTACGCCGGCCCGAGCCATGGCGCTGAGGTAGGCGTCGGGATGACATGGTGGTGGATGTCGATGCAGTGGGGCGTCATGCCATGGCTCCCTGTCAGGCATTCGATCAGCCCCCGGCGGGCGGATCGCTGCGGGGGTCAGTCGAGCGGCTGGGTGCGCGCGAGTTCGGCAAGCATCTCGTCCTGCTTCTCCTCGAGCCAGTTCGGCAGCTGCAGGCAGCTGCCCAGACTGTCCAGGGTCTCGTCCTTGAGGAAACCCTGCGGGTGGCTGCGGGTGGCCTCGAACATGGCTCCTGCGGGGGTGCGGAAGTACACCGAGTAGAAGTAGTTGCGATCCCGCGGCTCAGTCACGTCGATGAAGCCCATGGTCTCAAGACGATCCTTGAACTGGAGCTGGGCGTCGGCCTCACGCACATCGAAGGCGACGTGATCGATGGTGTTCCGCATGTAGCCCCATGTGCCCTGAGGAATGTCCGGCCGGTGATCGACTTCCACCACCTGCCCGGCGCTCCCGCGAGCCATCGTGTAAGCCTTGACGGCACCATCCGCGTCACGTGAGCGCAGCCCCATGCCCTCGTGCAGGAACATGTCGAGCTCATCCACCTCGCGGGTGCAGACAGTCACACTGTGCACTCCGCGGATCGCGGCTGCGGCCGGTACATCCGCGCCGGTCCAAGGCAGCCGGTCGTCGACGTCCACCTCCACCAGTTGGTGCTCGATCCCGTCCGGGTGGGCGAACCGGATCCGCTGGTCTCCCAACAGCTCGAACCTGGTTGCCGGCAGACCGTGCGAGTTGAGACGGTCCAACCAGAAATTCAGGCTCCCGCGGGGAACCGAGAGGGAGATGGAACTCACCTGGCCCGACCCCCGCCGACCTTCGGGCCGGTCCGGGCCGAAGGCGAACGAGGTCAGCAGCGTGCCGGGTTCGCCGTACTCGTTGCCGTAGTACAGGTGGTAGAAGGGGCGGTCACCGTCCAGCAGCACGGTGCGCTTCACGTTCCGCAGACCGAGCACGCCCGCGTGGAATCGCATGTCCTCGCGTGCACTCGTGACGATGGAAGTGATGTGGTGATAGCCGTGGAATGTCACTGTGAACCCTCCGAAACGAGAGCCTGACGGTCCTGCCGATGCCTCCGCCAGACCGGACTTCCGTATTCATATACTATACGGTCCAGTATAGCAAGGGGCCTTGGCGCTCTCCATCGTTTCGCGGGGGGCCCTC is a genomic window containing:
- a CDS encoding iron-containing alcohol dehydrogenase, with protein sequence MDSASSLRTPTAGALDFLPTRRVEWGLGSIGRLGDLLDSYSVSRVLLMTTRSLSEQGSLLRTVEDNCGGRCAGRVEHLPAHVPSDAVERAAATARELGADALVSFGGGSVIDATKAVAARLADDDGRQLPHFAVPTTLSGAEFADHYGVTEFHDGAATKRTHTREDVTPVAVVLDGALTAATPGPLWAGSGAKALDHAVEGLICNPPRPVLDDLAQLGIRELAGVLRQSMDPGEPTIRQACQLAAWYCYFAPASLTLGLSHRIGHVLGGTYGVPHSLTSGITLPAVVRAMTQTSPQRLKLVARALDTGGPLDLPAMATDEPAEAAVRLSSLVTSVGLPTRMREIGIDRNELPAIALRVQQLYPEAIARLGTDSTESLRRLLEEAW